A window of the Butyricimonas faecalis genome harbors these coding sequences:
- a CDS encoding uracil-xanthine permease family protein — protein MKYELNDKPGILPMLMYGLQWWIVSLPCVVIMGIIVSQLHYTDVSEQTFYLQKLFGVIGIAMIVQVLWGHRLPLIIGPASVLLIGILSTVSSGISAVYTGIMVGGLILTILAYSGLLGRLQFVFTPRIVTVILILIAFTLTSVILKLVLGDAVRALFNMFFTLVMVLALVIGNKLLRGIWKSTTVLWGIVGGVLVYYGVFGLPMLPSTGVEIILEQATVLNFPLNFEAGTILAFLFCYIALIVNELGSIQAVGHMLQADHMDRRTTRGVGIVGVVNMLSGLFGVIGPVDYSMSPGVISATGCASRYTLLPAGVGLILCAFFPSVVGMLVTIPGVVMGAILLYLMATQLAAGLQMLVREKAITDFDSGVVVGLPLMVALLLSFAPEKVLNLIPYLFKPIVGNGFVMGVITVLIMEHLIFKKK, from the coding sequence ATGAAATACGAGTTGAATGATAAGCCGGGAATTTTGCCTATGTTGATGTACGGGTTGCAGTGGTGGATCGTCTCTCTGCCTTGCGTGGTAATTATGGGGATTATCGTGTCGCAACTTCATTACACGGATGTGTCCGAGCAGACATTTTATTTGCAAAAGTTGTTTGGAGTCATTGGAATAGCTATGATTGTACAAGTGCTATGGGGACATCGATTGCCGTTGATAATCGGGCCGGCATCAGTATTGTTGATTGGGATTCTGTCCACGGTGTCGTCGGGGATTTCTGCTGTTTACACAGGTATTATGGTCGGAGGTTTGATTTTGACCATCTTAGCATATAGTGGATTACTGGGGAGGTTGCAGTTCGTGTTTACGCCCCGCATTGTTACGGTGATCTTGATTTTGATTGCGTTCACGCTGACATCGGTGATTTTGAAACTGGTGTTGGGAGATGCGGTACGTGCCTTGTTTAATATGTTTTTCACGCTGGTGATGGTACTGGCTTTAGTGATCGGGAATAAATTGTTGCGGGGAATATGGAAGTCAACCACGGTGTTATGGGGAATAGTAGGGGGCGTGTTGGTGTATTACGGGGTGTTTGGTTTGCCGATGTTGCCTTCAACGGGAGTCGAGATAATACTGGAACAAGCGACTGTTTTAAACTTTCCGTTGAATTTTGAGGCGGGGACGATTTTGGCATTCTTGTTTTGTTATATAGCTTTGATTGTGAATGAGCTTGGTTCGATACAGGCCGTTGGACATATGTTACAAGCTGATCATATGGATCGGCGTACAACACGGGGAGTTGGGATTGTGGGAGTGGTGAACATGCTGTCCGGATTGTTCGGGGTGATTGGCCCGGTCGATTATTCCATGAGTCCGGGCGTGATTTCTGCTACAGGGTGTGCTTCTCGCTATACCTTATTACCTGCTGGGGTCGGATTGATTTTGTGTGCTTTTTTCCCTTCTGTTGTGGGGATGTTGGTGACGATACCAGGTGTGGTGATGGGGGCAATTTTGCTTTACTTGATGGCGACGCAATTGGCTGCTGGTTTACAGATGTTGGTAAGAGAGAAGGCGATCACGGATTTTGATAGCGGGGTAGTTGTGGGATTACCGTTGATGGTAGCCCTGTTGTTATCGTTTGCCCCGGAGAAGGTGTTGAATTTGATACCTTATTTGTTCAAGCCAATCGTGGGGAATGGTTTCGTGATGGGAGTGATTACCGTGTTGATCATGGAACACTTGATCTTTAAAAAGAAGTAA
- a CDS encoding MBL fold metallo-hydrolase, giving the protein MKLIYIYHSCFALVGESFTVIIDYYKDSALRPLVGLVHDELLKRPEKLYVLSSHSHADHFNPEVLEWRDMHPDIQYVFSKDILENGLARLNDACYLSRGDIWSDGVLEVEAFGSTDLGISFLLRLDGKLIFHAGDLNNWHWKEESTEGEVREAENAYLAELELLARRTNRVDLVMFPVDPRLGQEYMLGAKQFVDHFRVGMFVPMHFDEEYARANAFREYAESRGVCFVELTYRGEEFKI; this is encoded by the coding sequence ATGAAATTAATTTATATATACCATAGTTGTTTTGCTTTGGTAGGAGAGAGTTTTACTGTAATCATTGATTATTATAAAGACTCGGCACTGCGGCCGTTGGTGGGTCTTGTACATGATGAGTTGCTCAAACGACCTGAAAAATTGTACGTGTTGTCTTCTCATTCTCATGCTGATCACTTTAACCCGGAGGTGCTGGAGTGGAGGGATATGCATCCGGATATTCAGTATGTTTTTTCAAAAGATATTCTTGAAAATGGGTTGGCTCGATTAAATGATGCTTGTTATTTATCACGAGGCGATATCTGGTCTGATGGGGTGTTGGAGGTAGAGGCCTTCGGATCAACGGATTTAGGTATTTCTTTCCTTTTGCGGCTGGATGGGAAATTGATCTTTCATGCCGGAGATTTGAATAATTGGCATTGGAAGGAGGAATCGACGGAAGGGGAGGTTCGTGAGGCGGAAAACGCTTATTTAGCGGAATTGGAACTACTTGCCCGGAGAACAAACCGGGTGGATCTTGTGATGTTTCCCGTTGATCCTCGGTTAGGGCAGGAGTACATGCTGGGAGCCAAGCAATTCGTGGATCATTTTCGTGTGGGGATGTTTGTCCCGATGCATTTCGATGAGGAGTATGCCCGTGCCAATGCTTTTCGAGAATATGCGGAAAGTCGGGGCGTGTGTTTCGTGGAATTGACTTATAGGGGAGAAGAATTTAAAATTTAG
- a CDS encoding VOC family protein, whose translation MEVKGRFDHFNFNVLDLDRSIRFYEKALGLKEVRRMEAPDGSFILVYMGEEKTGFLLELTWLRDREEPYDLGEGEFHLCMRVPGNYDAVRAYHKQMDCVCYENTDMGLYFINDPDGYWIEILPERE comes from the coding sequence ATGGAAGTAAAGGGTAGATTTGATCATTTCAATTTTAATGTACTTGATCTAGATAGGAGTATTCGCTTTTACGAGAAAGCGTTGGGATTAAAGGAAGTGCGTCGGATGGAAGCTCCGGATGGTTCTTTTATTTTAGTGTATATGGGAGAAGAGAAAACAGGTTTCTTGTTGGAATTAACTTGGTTGAGGGATCGTGAGGAGCCTTACGACTTGGGTGAAGGGGAGTTCCATCTATGTATGCGTGTTCCAGGAAACTATGATGCCGTCCGGGCCTATCACAAACAGATGGATTGCGTGTGCTACGAGAACACGGATATGGGACTTTATTTTATCAATGATCCGGATGGTTATTGGATAGAAATTTTACCGGAGCGAGAATAA
- a CDS encoding DUF4272 domain-containing protein, giving the protein MDNECVYFYCVTGDSGQVAIELNRMLDCSIHSQEFDGYSWKYVLNDRSEVKCQLLDKERKPEEVSKHVSELVSYFERVPTQKEEVKSSLLFQIKVFTTVLKVEYKRGDKSREDMMCDVLFHLANKLQGLLLFSDMSFYSGERELVFNDEGKSDLVTYAPMINTDFFMKKFFMTDDSENKERRVRTMKRLKDEKVAFENLEPMEVDYRRYGIRIEESVIGRIMAIVSTGSYAFCALNFGEEGVETWWKQIHDMEEDGFEPLKNCVQEEKDYLFSKNNKENDHLRFFWQFEECNVFMWSLGLIENLSFPSEHCEVVKMLEVMDSFYAASSKIDWETGFPDRKGRRVIMDEADVTLHYLLACIEAMDKKKKMPRNIDTDIAMHRNHAFNWLLGIQPEWDVI; this is encoded by the coding sequence ATGGATAATGAATGCGTGTATTTTTATTGTGTGACTGGAGATTCAGGGCAAGTGGCCATTGAATTAAATAGAATGCTTGATTGTTCTATACATTCACAAGAATTTGATGGGTATTCTTGGAAATACGTGTTGAATGATCGAAGTGAGGTGAAGTGTCAATTGCTTGACAAAGAGCGTAAACCCGAGGAGGTGAGCAAACATGTGTCTGAATTAGTGTCTTATTTTGAGCGTGTCCCGACTCAAAAAGAGGAGGTGAAAAGTTCTTTGCTTTTTCAAATCAAGGTGTTTACCACAGTGTTGAAAGTTGAATATAAGCGTGGTGACAAGAGTCGAGAGGACATGATGTGTGATGTGTTATTCCATTTGGCGAATAAATTACAAGGACTTTTGCTTTTCTCGGACATGAGTTTTTACTCGGGGGAACGGGAATTAGTGTTTAATGACGAGGGAAAGAGCGACCTTGTCACGTATGCTCCTATGATTAACACGGATTTCTTTATGAAGAAATTTTTCATGACGGATGATAGCGAGAACAAAGAACGTCGGGTTCGTACAATGAAACGTTTGAAGGATGAGAAGGTGGCTTTTGAAAATCTGGAACCGATGGAAGTAGATTATAGGCGTTATGGGATTAGAATAGAAGAGAGCGTGATAGGTCGAATTATGGCCATTGTTTCAACCGGTTCTTATGCATTCTGTGCATTGAATTTCGGTGAGGAAGGTGTGGAAACGTGGTGGAAGCAGATTCACGATATGGAAGAAGATGGATTCGAGCCTCTTAAAAATTGTGTACAGGAGGAAAAGGATTATTTATTTTCGAAAAATAATAAAGAGAATGATCATCTGCGTTTTTTTTGGCAATTTGAGGAATGTAATGTTTTCATGTGGAGTCTGGGATTGATCGAGAATCTGTCATTCCCTTCCGAGCATTGCGAGGTGGTAAAAATGCTGGAAGTAATGGATTCGTTTTATGCGGCTTCGTCTAAAATTGATTGGGAAACTGGATTCCCTGATCGAAAGGGGCGAAGGGTAATCATGGATGAAGCTGATGTTACCTTGCATTATCTTTTGGCGTGTATAGAAGCTATGGATAAGAAAAAGAAAATGCCTCGAAATATTGATACCGATATTGCAATGCACCGAAATCATGCTTTTAATTGGTTGTTAGGAATTCAACCGGAGTGGGACGTGATTTGA
- a CDS encoding DUF4272 domain-containing protein, whose product MVARRSVALYSEVLLSEKQDREKVLDYVNQVTEVYHIEDEFTPMERAYLDNPKPEQHDCIQFLW is encoded by the coding sequence ATGGTAGCTCGTCGGTCTGTGGCTTTGTATTCAGAGGTGTTGTTGTCGGAGAAGCAGGATCGGGAGAAGGTATTGGATTACGTGAACCAAGTGACGGAGGTTTATCATATTGAAGATGAATTTACCCCGATGGAGCGGGCGTATCTTGATAACCCGAAACCGGAACAACATGATTGTATCCAGTTTTTGTGGTGA
- a CDS encoding TIGR03915 family putative DNA repair protein yields the protein MLIFRYDKTFEGLLTAIFDAYSMKRFPDILLATEETPPLFYDEIIAIITDEERSNRVWKGLQKKLSASALASLTTCWLSDIPGIDLVLFRYIRKAIDAPRSIELNFGDPDVLELSKVWKKVNNERLRVIQFLRFQKAADGTYFAALKPLYNVISLVTPYLQDRFADQKWLLYDLKREYGYYYDLSTITEVHFEQKEGHLHSGFLDESIMDQDEKLFQKLWQTYFKAITIKERSNPKLHRQNLPSRFWKYLPEKKG from the coding sequence ATGCTTATATTCCGGTACGACAAAACTTTCGAAGGACTGTTAACGGCGATTTTTGACGCTTATAGCATGAAAAGATTCCCCGATATATTATTAGCAACAGAAGAAACACCACCTCTATTTTATGATGAAATTATCGCAATTATCACTGACGAAGAAAGAAGTAATCGGGTATGGAAAGGACTTCAAAAAAAATTGTCAGCCTCGGCTCTTGCCAGTCTTACAACTTGTTGGTTATCTGATATCCCGGGAATAGACCTCGTACTATTTCGCTACATTCGCAAAGCTATTGACGCACCTCGCTCCATAGAACTGAACTTCGGTGATCCCGATGTGCTGGAACTCTCCAAAGTCTGGAAGAAAGTCAACAACGAACGACTACGAGTCATACAATTCCTCCGTTTTCAAAAAGCGGCAGACGGGACTTATTTTGCTGCCCTAAAACCCCTGTACAACGTAATCTCACTTGTGACCCCCTACCTGCAAGACCGTTTTGCCGATCAAAAATGGCTACTCTACGATCTCAAACGGGAATATGGCTACTATTATGACCTGTCCACTATCACCGAAGTCCATTTCGAACAAAAGGAAGGCCACCTCCATTCCGGCTTCCTCGACGAAAGCATCATGGATCAAGATGAAAAGCTTTTCCAAAAACTCTGGCAGACCTATTTCAAGGCCATTACCATCAAAGAACGCTCGAATCCGAAACTACATCGCCAAAACCTTCCCTCCCGTTTCTGGAAATATCTACCCGAAAAGAAGGGGTAG
- a CDS encoding putative DNA modification/repair radical SAM protein gives MDERVLNKLKILAESAKYDVSCASSGTSRSHRKGQIGSAEGWGICHSFAEDGRCISLLKIMLTNSCIYDCAYCINRRSNDLPRATFSVTELVNLTIEFYRRNYIEGLFLSSGVVRNPDYTMERLVKVVKDLRQVYCFNGYIHLKSIPGASQELVNEAGLYADRMSVNIEIPNEQSLQLLAPEKDFQSVFTPMRYIQQGMLQSAEERKKYSHAPRFVPAGQSTQMIVGATSDSDKDILHLTSALYKRPSMKRVYYSGFVPVNGYDNRLPALKQPPLVRENRLYQADWLLRFYNFKVDEIVDDSYPDLDLEIDPKLAWALRHPEVFPVDINRADYEMLLRVPGLGVKSAKMILTARRYSRLGTSHLKQIGVVLKKAQYFITCHELPTRTVNELKPENVRRILTQRKATKIDDNQLIIPFVY, from the coding sequence ATGGATGAAAGAGTGCTCAACAAGCTAAAAATACTCGCTGAATCAGCGAAATATGATGTATCCTGTGCATCTAGTGGGACCTCTCGCTCTCATAGAAAAGGACAGATCGGCAGTGCAGAAGGTTGGGGTATATGTCACAGCTTCGCAGAAGACGGACGCTGTATCTCCCTGCTGAAAATCATGCTTACAAACAGTTGCATATACGACTGTGCCTATTGCATCAATCGCAGGAGTAACGACCTGCCGAGAGCCACGTTCTCCGTCACGGAACTTGTGAACCTGACAATAGAATTCTACCGCCGGAACTACATTGAAGGACTTTTCCTCAGTTCCGGTGTCGTGCGCAATCCTGATTATACCATGGAACGCCTCGTGAAAGTAGTGAAAGACCTCCGGCAAGTGTACTGCTTCAATGGATATATTCACTTGAAAAGCATCCCCGGAGCCAGTCAGGAACTAGTCAACGAGGCTGGTTTATACGCGGATCGTATGAGTGTAAATATCGAAATACCCAACGAACAAAGTTTACAACTTCTCGCTCCGGAGAAAGACTTTCAAAGTGTGTTCACCCCCATGCGCTACATTCAACAAGGAATGTTACAAAGTGCCGAGGAACGGAAAAAATACAGTCACGCTCCCCGCTTTGTTCCCGCCGGACAAAGTACGCAAATGATCGTGGGTGCAACTTCCGATTCGGACAAGGACATTCTACATCTCACTTCCGCACTTTACAAACGCCCAAGCATGAAAAGAGTGTATTACTCAGGATTCGTCCCCGTTAACGGGTACGACAATCGTCTACCGGCCTTGAAACAACCGCCTCTTGTGAGGGAAAACCGATTGTACCAAGCCGATTGGTTACTCAGATTTTACAACTTCAAAGTGGATGAGATCGTGGATGATTCCTATCCTGATCTTGATTTAGAAATTGATCCCAAGCTGGCGTGGGCTTTACGCCACCCAGAAGTTTTCCCCGTGGACATCAACCGGGCCGACTATGAAATGCTGTTACGGGTTCCCGGCTTGGGTGTGAAATCTGCCAAAATGATTCTCACCGCTCGTCGCTATTCCCGTCTAGGTACTTCACACTTGAAACAAATCGGTGTCGTTCTGAAAAAGGCACAATATTTTATCACGTGCCACGAACTCCCTACCCGGACTGTCAACGAGCTCAAACCTGAGAACGTAAGACGTATTCTAACACAAAGAAAAGCAACCAAAATCGATGACAACCAACTAATCATCCCGTTCGTTTATTAA
- a CDS encoding class I fructose-bisphosphate aldolase — protein sequence MSTNKIIEILGDQSDFLLNHTCKTIDKSLLHIPSPNTIDEIWMSSDRNTRTLNSLQSILSHGRLANTGYVSILPVDQGVEHTAGASFAPNPLYFDPENIIKLAIEGGCNAVASTFGVLGAVARKYAHRIPFIVKINHNELLTYPTQYDQTLYGTVEEAWNMGAAAVGATIYFGSPESRRQILEVSEAFARAHELGMATILWCYLRNGSFKKEGIDYHSAADLTGQANHLGATIQADIVKQKLPTVNGGFTALKFGKTNEKVYTELTSSHPIDLCRYQVANSYMGRIGLINSGGESKGASDLKEAVITAVINKRAGGMGLISGRKAFQKPMNQGVELLHAIQDVYLDKNITIA from the coding sequence ATGAGTACAAACAAAATAATCGAAATTCTGGGAGATCAAAGTGATTTCCTATTGAACCACACCTGTAAAACCATTGATAAATCGTTACTTCACATCCCGTCACCCAATACTATTGACGAGATTTGGATGTCATCTGATAGAAATACCCGCACGCTGAACAGCCTGCAAAGCATCCTGAGTCACGGTCGTTTGGCAAATACCGGCTACGTATCCATTCTTCCCGTGGATCAAGGAGTTGAACATACGGCAGGAGCGTCTTTCGCCCCGAACCCTCTCTATTTTGATCCGGAAAATATCATAAAACTTGCTATCGAGGGCGGGTGTAACGCCGTGGCATCGACATTCGGAGTACTCGGAGCTGTGGCTCGTAAATACGCTCACAGAATTCCATTTATAGTGAAAATCAATCATAATGAACTACTGACCTACCCGACTCAATACGACCAAACACTATACGGTACGGTGGAAGAGGCATGGAACATGGGAGCCGCAGCAGTAGGTGCCACAATTTACTTCGGCTCACCGGAAAGTCGCAGGCAAATACTGGAAGTATCGGAAGCATTTGCCCGCGCTCACGAACTGGGTATGGCAACCATTCTCTGGTGTTACCTTCGCAACGGAAGTTTCAAAAAAGAGGGAATAGACTATCACTCGGCTGCAGATTTGACAGGCCAAGCCAATCATCTGGGAGCAACCATCCAAGCCGACATCGTAAAACAAAAACTTCCAACTGTAAACGGGGGATTCACAGCACTCAAATTCGGGAAAACTAACGAGAAAGTTTACACCGAACTCACGTCCTCCCACCCGATAGATCTCTGCCGTTACCAAGTGGCTAACAGCTACATGGGGCGCATTGGACTGATCAACTCCGGAGGAGAATCCAAAGGAGCATCCGACTTAAAGGAGGCTGTCATAACAGCCGTAATCAATAAACGAGCCGGTGGAATGGGACTTATCAGCGGACGAAAAGCTTTTCAGAAACCAATGAATCAAGGAGTTGAATTACTACATGCCATCCAAGACGTTTATCTGGATAAAAATATCACGATAGCCTAA
- a CDS encoding thiamine pyrophosphate-dependent enzyme has product MAKKVAEQLVDMLVEVGVKRIYAVTGDSLNEINDAVRKNGKIQWVHVRHEEVGAYAAGAEAQLHGQLACCAGSSGPGHVHLINGLYDAHRSGAPVLAIASTMATSEFGSRYFQETDTMKLFEDCSCYNQVATTPSQMPRMLQAAMQAAISGSGVAVIGVPGDVTARGVEEIFSAVKTFPTHPSIRPSDEELDALADLLNGKEKITLFCGIGAKDAHAEVVELSGLLNSPVAYSFKSKMEIQYDNPNEVGMTGLLGMPSGYDSMHEAEVLVMLGTDFPYAAFMPENNTIVQVDIKSERLGRRAKVAMGLCGDVKSTLHALLPRIKQKQTDDFLQKQLKGYERVKENLNAYVEEKGQTDKIHPEYVMSVVDQLASEDAIFTVDTGMTCVWGARYLHGTGKRKMLGSFNHGSMANAIPQAIGASLAFPERQVWALCGDGGISMLLGDLSTIVQYKLPVKIIVFNNRSLGMVKLEMEVAGLPDWQTDMDNPDFALVAKAMGMEGFTVNDPENVQVVLEQAMNIDGPVLVNVMTDPNALAMPPKVEWSQMMGFAQSMYKLMINGRTHEILDSISSNFRHMKEVL; this is encoded by the coding sequence ATGGCAAAAAAAGTTGCAGAACAGTTGGTTGATATGCTGGTTGAGGTCGGCGTGAAAAGAATTTATGCCGTCACGGGCGATAGTTTGAATGAGATAAATGATGCCGTAAGGAAAAATGGTAAGATACAATGGGTTCACGTGCGCCACGAGGAAGTCGGAGCTTATGCGGCTGGGGCGGAGGCTCAATTACACGGGCAACTGGCTTGTTGTGCTGGAAGTAGTGGTCCGGGACACGTTCATTTGATTAACGGGCTATATGATGCGCATCGTTCGGGCGCCCCCGTGTTAGCGATTGCCTCCACGATGGCCACGAGTGAATTCGGGTCTCGTTATTTTCAGGAAACGGACACGATGAAGTTGTTCGAAGATTGTAGTTGTTATAACCAGGTGGCAACCACGCCTAGCCAGATGCCTCGTATGTTGCAGGCTGCCATGCAAGCGGCAATTTCTGGTTCGGGAGTAGCCGTGATCGGGGTTCCCGGGGACGTGACTGCTCGTGGGGTAGAGGAGATATTTTCTGCCGTTAAGACATTCCCGACACATCCTTCCATACGTCCCTCGGATGAAGAGTTGGATGCGTTGGCTGATTTATTGAATGGGAAGGAGAAGATAACCTTGTTTTGTGGAATCGGGGCCAAGGATGCCCACGCTGAAGTGGTGGAATTGTCCGGGTTGTTGAATTCTCCCGTGGCATATTCTTTTAAGAGTAAGATGGAAATTCAATATGATAATCCTAACGAGGTGGGAATGACTGGTTTGCTAGGGATGCCTTCCGGGTATGACAGTATGCACGAGGCAGAAGTGCTGGTGATGTTGGGAACGGATTTCCCATATGCAGCCTTTATGCCGGAAAACAACACGATCGTGCAGGTGGATATTAAGTCAGAACGTTTAGGCCGACGGGCCAAGGTGGCTATGGGGCTATGTGGAGACGTGAAGAGTACGTTACATGCACTGTTACCCCGTATCAAGCAAAAACAGACGGATGATTTTTTGCAGAAACAATTGAAAGGGTATGAACGGGTGAAGGAGAACTTGAATGCTTACGTGGAGGAAAAAGGACAAACAGACAAAATTCATCCGGAGTACGTGATGTCCGTCGTGGATCAATTGGCGTCGGAGGATGCGATTTTCACGGTTGATACGGGGATGACGTGTGTATGGGGAGCACGTTATCTGCACGGAACGGGAAAGAGAAAAATGTTAGGCTCTTTTAATCATGGTTCAATGGCAAATGCTATTCCGCAAGCGATCGGGGCCTCGCTGGCCTTTCCGGAGCGGCAAGTTTGGGCTTTGTGTGGGGACGGTGGAATCTCTATGTTACTGGGGGATCTTTCGACAATCGTACAGTATAAATTACCCGTGAAAATTATCGTGTTCAATAATCGTTCTTTGGGAATGGTGAAGCTGGAAATGGAAGTTGCCGGATTACCGGATTGGCAGACGGATATGGACAATCCGGATTTTGCGCTAGTGGCGAAAGCGATGGGAATGGAAGGATTCACGGTGAATGATCCGGAGAACGTGCAGGTCGTGCTGGAACAGGCGATGAATATTGACGGGCCGGTACTTGTAAACGTGATGACAGATCCGAACGCTTTGGCCATGCCGCCTAAAGTGGAGTGGAGCCAGATGATGGGGTTTGCCCAATCCATGTATAAATTGATGATAAACGGACGGACGCATGAGATACTGGATTCGATCAGTTCTAATTTTAGACATATGAAGGAGGTTTTATAA